A region from the Vicia villosa cultivar HV-30 ecotype Madison, WI linkage group LG3, Vvil1.0, whole genome shotgun sequence genome encodes:
- the LOC131658034 gene encoding uncharacterized protein LOC131658034 — protein MAPITRKFIKINFVSIPPELKELVSEIPKNSRFAERHGCLLRLVSSDFEEDMMRVLFQFFDPVHHCFTFPDYQLVPTLEEFSELLCLPIRDQLPFTGLEDVPKPEVMASALHIEKSEVDSNWETKSGVEGFLAKFLLKKARSFLKAMSYQAFEDVLALLIYGLVLFPNPDQFVDVHAITIFLARNPVPTLVGDILHSLYTRTNKKRGTLMCCIPLLSRWFISHLPRSVLRNEQRMQWSQRMMSLSHSDIHWCTRSDKDFTIIDRCGEFPNVPLLGIRGGITYNPSLALRQFGYARRNGPHDMIIKGYAFDYEDDPQNYRRSFIRAWDKVYKYDSKELGQKNSIPLEPYLKWVRTRAQKFIMPYPAVRPVIIEPEFEGDVPQVILHPDMPTDLEELKGTPLKLNFAPKRRKY, from the coding sequence ATGGCTCCCATTACTAGAAAGTTCATCAAGATCAACTTTGTGAGCATACCTCCCGAGCTTAAAGAATTAGTCTCAGAAATCCCCAAAAATTCCCGATTCGCTGAAAGACATGGTTGCCTACTCAGATTGGTCTCCTCagattttgaagaagatatgatgagggTCTTATTCCAGTTCTTCGATCCTGTGcatcattgcttcacttttccCGACTATCAGTTGGTGCCTACCCTGGAAGAATTTTCTGAGTTGCTTTGCTTACCCATCCGAGATCAGTTGCCCTTCACAGGTTTGGAGGAcgttccaaaacctgaagtcatggCAAGCGCGCTACATATAGAAAAATCAGAAGTTGActctaattgggaaacaaagagtggagtcgaaGGCTTTCTCGCCAAGTTCCTATTGAAGAAGGCTCGATCATTCCTAAAGGCCATGAGTTATCAAGCTTTTGAAGATGTGTTAGCTTTATTAATCTACGGGTTAGTACTATTCCCTAATCCTGACCAGTTCGTTGATGTGCATGCTATCACAATATTTCTAGCtcgcaacccggtacctaccTTAGTCGGAGACATTTTACATTCGCTTTACACTCGTACCAacaagaaacgaggaactctcatgtgctgcaTACCTTTACTTTccaggtggtttatttcgcaccttccccGATCGGTATTGAggaatgaacaaaggatgcaatggtcacAAAGGATGATGTCACTCTCTCATTCGGATATTCATTGGTGCACTCGATCTGACAAGGATTTCACTATTATTGATCGCTGTGGGGAATTCCCTaacgtgccactccttggcattaggggaggtatcacttacaatccttcATTAGCTTTGCGTcagtttggttatgctcgaagaaatggtcctcatgacatgatcatCAAGGGTTATGCGTTTGATTATGAAGACGATCCTCAGAATTACCGACGAAGTTTCATACGTGCGTGGGACAAAGTATATAAGTATGATAGCAAGGAGTTGGGCCAGAAAAACTCTATTCCTCttgagccttacctcaaatgggtgcgcactcgtgctcaaaAGTTTATTATGCCATACCCTGCTGTCAGACCTGTGATTATTGAGCCTGAATTTGAGGGAGATGTCCCTCAGGTTATTCTTCATCCAGACATGCCTACCGATCTTGAGGAGCTGAAAGGGACACCTTTGAAACTCAATTTCGCGCCAAAGAGaagaaagtattag